From Candidatus Methylomirabilota bacterium, one genomic window encodes:
- a CDS encoding gamma-glutamyl-gamma-aminobutyrate hydrolase family protein, translating to MPRDPLVGVTTSITVDQSPERAYVNSAYLHAVQQAGGVPVLLPPQLSKSSLERLVRGLDALLLTGGGDMDPRSFGEAPHPTLYDVAPSRDALETQVTLIALEKKTPLLAICRGVQVLNVVLGGSLHQDVATDPGTEIQHSQKEARDLATHKVTVAAGSRLSRVLGGEDLEVNSFHHQVIKSLGRGLVPVAWAPDRLIEGVELDDDSRWVLGVQWHPEHLVGNSEPARRLFSALVTAART from the coding sequence ATGCCGCGCGATCCGCTCGTGGGCGTGACCACGTCCATCACCGTGGACCAGAGTCCCGAGCGCGCCTACGTCAACTCGGCGTACCTCCACGCCGTCCAGCAGGCTGGCGGCGTGCCGGTGCTCCTACCGCCCCAGCTCTCGAAGTCGTCCCTCGAGCGCCTCGTGCGCGGCCTCGACGCGCTCCTGCTCACGGGCGGCGGCGACATGGACCCGCGGAGCTTCGGCGAGGCACCGCACCCGACGCTCTACGACGTCGCCCCCTCGCGTGATGCCCTCGAGACGCAGGTGACGCTGATCGCGCTCGAGAAAAAGACTCCCCTCCTCGCGATCTGCCGCGGCGTTCAGGTGCTCAACGTCGTCCTCGGCGGCAGCCTCCACCAGGACGTGGCGACGGACCCCGGGACGGAGATCCAGCACAGCCAGAAAGAAGCGCGGGACCTGGCGACCCACAAGGTCACGGTCGCGGCGGGCAGCCGCCTGTCGCGGGTGCTGGGCGGCGAGGACCTCGAGGTCAACAGCTTCCACCACCAGGTCATCAAGTCTCTCGGCCGCGGCCTCGTGCCCGTCGCGTGGGCGCCCGATCGGCTGATCGAAGGCGTCGAGCTCGACGACGACTCGCGGTGGGTGCTCGGCGTCCAGTGGCATCCCGAGCACCTCGTCGGCAATTCCGAGCCGGCCCGCCGCCTGTTTTCCGCTCTCGTCACCGCCGCCCGCACGTAA
- a CDS encoding gamma-glutamyltransferase, with amino-acid sequence MSLDSASSQKDVAGAPAAGPMHQVMGRRWMVAAGHPLAAQAAARILEAGGNAIDAGCAAGFMLGVVHPDMVSFAGVAPILVHLGRTGETFEVSGVGPYPKRATAEYFHEHCGSQIPAGLLRTVVPASPDAWCTALERWGTKSFAETAAPAMECAEHGFPLSVFSSYQFGRAADKIRKFPTSAALYLKDGQGPPPGHLLVEAELAQTIKTMAAAELKARSRGRAGAIRAARDAFYKGDIAKRIAEYHAREGGLLTAEDLAAFSVEIAPALKTSFGEYEVAACGFWCQGPVLLQMLNLIESYDWRALGHNTPRALHILTEAMKLAFADREAYYGDPLHVKVPADGLLSKEYAKARRALIREDRAWPDLPPAGDPYSLRAVANGGHGVSGPVTMRPGGSLDTSYVSVVDAEGNAFSATPSDPGVDSPVIPGVGCVVSP; translated from the coding sequence ATGAGCCTCGACTCCGCCTCCTCACAGAAAGACGTCGCCGGCGCGCCGGCGGCGGGACCGATGCACCAGGTAATGGGCCGCCGCTGGATGGTGGCGGCGGGCCACCCGTTGGCGGCGCAGGCTGCCGCGCGGATCCTCGAGGCGGGCGGCAACGCGATCGACGCCGGCTGCGCCGCAGGCTTCATGCTGGGAGTTGTCCACCCCGACATGGTCAGCTTCGCCGGCGTGGCACCCATCCTCGTGCATCTCGGGCGCACGGGCGAGACCTTCGAGGTCTCGGGCGTCGGGCCGTATCCGAAGCGCGCGACGGCCGAGTACTTCCACGAACATTGCGGGAGCCAGATCCCCGCCGGTCTCCTGCGCACGGTCGTGCCGGCCTCGCCGGACGCGTGGTGCACCGCGCTCGAGCGCTGGGGCACCAAGAGCTTCGCCGAGACGGCCGCGCCCGCCATGGAGTGCGCGGAGCATGGCTTCCCGCTCTCCGTCTTCTCCTCGTACCAGTTCGGCCGCGCCGCCGACAAGATCCGGAAGTTCCCCACGTCGGCCGCGCTGTACCTCAAGGACGGTCAGGGGCCGCCGCCCGGGCATCTTCTGGTAGAAGCGGAGTTGGCTCAGACCATCAAGACCATGGCCGCGGCGGAGCTCAAGGCGCGCTCGCGCGGCCGCGCGGGAGCGATCCGCGCCGCCCGGGACGCTTTCTACAAGGGTGACATCGCGAAGCGCATCGCCGAGTACCACGCGCGCGAAGGCGGCCTCCTGACTGCCGAAGATCTCGCCGCCTTTTCCGTTGAGATCGCGCCGGCGCTCAAGACGTCGTTCGGCGAATACGAGGTCGCGGCGTGCGGGTTCTGGTGCCAGGGGCCCGTGCTGCTGCAGATGCTGAACCTGATCGAGAGCTACGACTGGCGCGCCCTCGGTCACAACACGCCCCGGGCGCTGCACATCCTGACCGAGGCGATGAAGCTCGCGTTCGCCGACCGCGAGGCGTATTACGGCGACCCGCTCCACGTCAAGGTGCCCGCCGACGGGCTCTTGTCGAAGGAGTACGCCAAGGCGCGGCGCGCGCTGATCAGGGAGGACCGCGCCTGGCCCGACCTGCCGCCTGCCGGCGATCCGTACTCGCTGCGAGCGGTCGCCAACGGCGGCCACGGCGTCTCCGGTCCTGTCACGATGCGGCCCGGGGGGTCCCTCGACACGTCCTATGTCTCGGTCGTGGACGCGGAGGGCAACGCCTTCTCCGCGACGCCGAGCGACCCGGGCGTCGATTCCCCCGTCATCCCGGGCGTGGGCTGCGTGGTGTCGCC